The Acinetobacter sp. 10FS3-1 region AAATGCTTGAAATTTCCCTATAGGCATCAATATCTTAGTTAAAGCCGTTCCAGGGTTCAGCGCACTGGAGCGGCTTTTTATTGATTCTTCACGTTCCACGCCTATTCTTTGATCATTGTTCCACAACTTTGATTAGCTTCAGTGAAGAATCAATTGTCAAAAACAGCCTTCGCCAAACGACCGAATAAACCTCGTTTTTTAGGTTGTCGCTCGATATGCGTAGGCACTGGACTGTGCTCATTTTCTGTTTGCTCCGGAGTAGTCAATCCGTCATGTTTAGCTTCTGCTGTGTCTAGTTCTGGATCTGTTTTGGTCATACCTGGTTGCACCGATTCTTGATCGGTAAACGTAGTCATATTGGCTTGGGGAGCTTCTAATAAGCGCTGCATTGTTTCAATCTGGTTTTGATAGAAAGATTCCCGGTCTTTTGCATCATCAAGCTGATTTTTCAGTATGTCTATCTGTTGTCTAAGCAGTAAAATTTCTGCCGAACTTGGACTGTCTATTTTTACAGGTTCTTTTATATTCTGTTTTTTGGCAGGCTCTCCAAATACACGGATAGCTTCTGAAAAATCAATTTTATTGTCAGAGTTTTTACTTAAAATACCTTTATTTATATGGTTATAAATCGTTTGTCTGTTTATGCCATAAAGCTTGGATAATTCTAAAACTGAAAGGCTTTTCATGATGTAAAACGATGCCTAATCTTGTAAAAATGTCTTGTCTATTAGACAGTCTAATAGACAAATCGGCAAGCCTATATTCTAGGCAGCCTTAAAACCTACTTTTTGGAGGTAAGGGTATAGTTCCTTAAATTTCTCTGGGGTTTGGAGCATTTCAGCAATACGTACAGCGAACTGCTGATAGCTTTCTGTGCCCTGGGAGTATTTACTCATTTCAGGAAGTTGTGAAAGTTTGTTGGCAAACAAGTGTCGTTGAGCATCTGTCATGGTTGAGAAAATATTTACCGTTTTTGGATCTCGCTTGTTTTCTACTGATTGATTGCCCGTTTTCTTCTGTTTGAAGGTGAATGAAAAACCTGAAATAGAACGGCCTTTTTTATGCTGCTCATATTTAACTGTAATGTCAGAAAACTCGTTAATTTGATCAATAGCAATATCTAAAACACGTCTTTTAAAAGCTTCCATACGAGCGTATTCATTAACTCCTATACCTATTTGACTACGGAATTTATTTAACTCATACATAGGTGTTTTGCCTACAGACTTCCATTGCATTAACAATTCATAAAGTCGTACAGCATAAACACTTTTGAAATCCGAAGTTTTTTTAAGATGGTAGCTAGTAAAATATTGTTCAAAGCCATCTATTTTTGTGACGTGTTCAATTACGACACGAGTTAGAGTCACCAATATCCGACCTTCACCCTTTCGATAATTAGCATCTTGAATCCAGCGACTTTTTGTTAAAGTCCCGTCTTCATTAGTAATAGTAAACTGTCTTTTAAATAAAGAATCTTCAGCCTCAGTTAAGGCTAAATATGCTGCGTCGGATGAAACATTAAAGGCTTTAGCATATCTAAGAGCATTTAGTTCTAATGGCTCATCGGTTGATAATCCTTGCCCCGTTTCACGAGCATCGACAATAGCGAGCTGCAATAGACGAGTTTCACTTAAAGTAAGTGTTTGTAAGGCCTGAACGAGTTTATTTGATTTTACGACTAAGTCGGTCATGTCATTCTATTTAGCAACAGTTTTATTGTGTTGCTATAACAACATAATAAATATATGTTGTCAAATACCGAGGAAACGTTGCTATATAACCGAGGAAACGTTGCTATATAACCGAGGAAACGTTGCTATATAACCGAGGAAACGTTGCTATATAGATCATGAAGGCATTGCTGCTTAAGGCTTTCAGCATGTCTAAAAACATTTAAAAGCTTTAAAATAATTAAAAGCCCAGGGAAGGAAAAATTGCCCTTGGTTTTCGCTACGCTCAAACTCTATTGAACTTCGCTTTCGCTCAGTTCGTAGGGGCAATTTTTTAGTTAATTCTTTCTTGAATTCGAAAAACCAAAAGCAAGAATGGATTCGCTACGCTCATAGAGCTTTTTCACTCGCTTTCGCTCGATCTAAAATCTGATTTTTACATGTGATTTACGCTTTATTAGGCTCTACAGCCTAAAAAGCTGTTTTTCAGAAAGTCGAAGCGCGAATTTTAGTGGTTCGCTCGTAGACACTCGCTCTATAGATACCTTTTAGGTATTTAATTTGAGTTTTAAGGATATTTCTTAGTTTATAAATTAAGGATTTGTATTAGGTAAAGCGTAAAAGGGCCTATTTCGCATTTTTAGCCCTGATTACATTTTTTATTAGGGATGGGTAGGATTAAGCCAAAAACAGGCTGTAATCGCATTTTATGGCTTTCCACGGTGCTTTTGGATGAGTACTTTGTGAAACTCTTGCCCATTGATTTTATAGGTTGGCAAATCTTCAACCATACGCTGGAATAATTTTGTTTCTTCCTTGAGGTCTTCGGTGTTGTTTTTGATCTCTTTATAGAGTGTGGTTTCTTTAATGGCTCTTTCCCAAATAATGCTCTGTAGGAGGGCATCTCTGAGCAGGGGAATATCACTGTGCTGGATCTGAAGATCAAGGTCTTTATAAAGTGATTGAACTACACCTCCTATCGCGTATTTGAGTTGGTTTTCTGCATTGCGTTTTTTCTGGGCTTCCGTCAGTTCCTTGTGACTTTTCTGCAAAATTTCACGTTTGTGTTCATTCTCCAGCCGGATTCGATTGTCTAGGGCGGCTTTTTCAATTTTCTGATAAGACTCTAGGGCGCGATCCAGGCGGAAAAAATTATCCTGATCCATTGCTTGATTGAGTAAGGTCAGAATTTCAATTTCGTTGGCCAAGAGGGGCTGCTGGTTTTTGTCCTTCAGTTTGATCTGTTCAATGAGTGCCTGTCTTGTTAGAAACTGGTTCTTCTCCCGGTCGACTGTTTTGAGCAGACTGAGTTGTTTGTCATTGAATCTGTCATTGGATTGCTGGAGTAGGGTTAAAGCCTGTTGCTGTTTTTTCTTGAGGAAGGGAAGTTTTTCCAGGAACTGCTGCAATGTCATGAGGTCATTTGAAGTGAGTATTTTCGCAGGTCTTCCACGAGCCGTCATCGCATTCTCCAGCATAAAATGGGTGAGGTTTTTCTGTTTTCAGTTTAGCATAGGCTGGCACGGGAAGAATTAAATAAAATGTGGGAACATTTTATTTAATTCTTAAGCTCGTTTCCGTGTTTTTAATTCGATATAATTACTACGCAATTATATCGAATTAAAAACACTTCTCCTCGTGCTCCGCAGGCTCTGCGAGGCTCCGTGAATTTGAAGGTGGGATTATGTTCTATTGCAACCTGGAACACACAAGCAAAAAGGCCGTGAAAACCCGATCGGGGAAAGTAAAAAATGCTGCCACGGCCAAGAACCGGTTTCACTACATTACCCGGACTTCGCATTTTAAAAATTATAAAGAAAGTGCCTCAGAACAGATCGAATTTGTGAGATCCGGCAATATGCCAAATTTTGCTGAAGGAAAGCCGGCTGAGTTTTGGGGCGCTGCAGATATTTATGAACGTAGTAATGGCCGTACCTGTTCCAGTCTGGTGGTGGCCTTGCCGAAAGAGTTGAACCAGGCACAGCGGATTGAATTGGCCGAGGCATTCATTGCTGAGTTTGCAGACCGCTATCGCTATCCCTTTACCTGTGCCATTCATAATCATGTTGGATCGTTGGGTGGGCAAGAGCAACCGCATTTGCATTTTATGTATAGTGAACGGCATGTTGATGGCATCGACCGGACCGCAGAACAGTTTTTTAAGCGTTATAACCCAAAGGATCCACAGAAAGGTGGGGCGCAGAAGCTGACAGCTGATGTGTTAGGCATGGGAAAGGCGCAGTTACAGCTGTATCGGCAGAAAACTGAAGAGCTGATTAATGACAGTCTCATGCGTTATGCTCCGACCAAGATGGTGGAAATCAAGGGAATTCAGGTGGAAGTTCCTAGTTTGGTCAGCTGTTTATCCAACAAGGAATACAACAAGAAGCATGGCACACAGCTGAAGGATGTTCCTGTGATGAATAAGGCGGTCCGTTTTGCGCGTGAGAAAGAGCCGGAATTAGTGGCCGAACGGGAAAGAATGACTGCTGAAATTAACCGGTTACGTGCTGAAAATCATTATGAGTTGTATCGTTCATTTTACGAGGCTGAATTAAAAAATCGTCAAGAGATTGAAGAGTTGAGCACGCAAGCTGAAACACCACGGACACGGCAGCATTGGTATGCTCAAGAAAAATTATTGTTTTTACAACAGAAAATGCTGCAAGCCTTATTGCAAGATCGTCAAATGACTGAACCTTTTAGGGTGATTCAGCATGATTTACAGACTTATATCGATCTTTTGAATATCGAATCCTTCGACCGACTTGAAAAATTTGAATACTTAACTGATTTGGGCCAACAGTTAAAGAATTCAGTTATCCAGATAGCCTCTATTGAGGAAGAATTGGCATTCATGCAGCGGCAAGTCATCGAACGTGTGCCTTTGCAAATGAGAGAAAAGGCAGTAACCCCTGACAAGATAAGAAATCATGATCAGGATAATGATTTTAGTCCTGGCTTTTAAGCAGATTATTTAGGGCACGCCACTGCATGAGCAATACTGCTTCTTCATCTTTAATTGTGGTTTCTCCGGACTGAATCCGGTCAAAGCGTTCCCAGGATCTTTTTTCATGAGCCTTTTTTTCTTCAGGACTCATGCCGAAGGTCGTAATCGATTGAGCTGTTGCCCAATCCTTGCGATCCATTTTTTTGAGATGCTCACTTGTACTGAATTTTTTCATGGAAATACTTCTGAGAGGGACTTAACCGAATTATTTGATCTTTAATTCCTTAATGTGACAGAAGCTGATATTGCAACTGCCAAGCTGAATGCAGAATTTTCCCTTATATTGTAAAAGATAATTCGACTTTTAGATTTTTTTAGAAACTAAAAAACAAGATATTAATTATAAATCAACAATTTATACGATTAGTAATGAATTTTAGGTTTTTAAGAAAAAACAATATAATTATTGTAAATCAACGCTTTAGGTGATTAGTAATGAATTTTAGATTCTATTTTTTTAAGCGTCTAGCCTAAAATTCATTACTATCCCATTTTATTTATTTAGATCAATTACTTAGATTATTTTTTTAAGCCTAGTCTTGTGAGCTAAAAGAATCTAATTAGGGCCTACTTATAGGGGCTTTCGTATAAGGTGTATTATGTTAATTTTAGGGAAGTTCAATAATGCAAAAATATAAATCAAAAATAGATTGGTGGCTGATTATAGTTTTGACAGGAAGTTCTTTACTGCTTTTAACCTTGGTCTATAGTAATTTTGATAGCCAAAATTTACATGCAAATATAATTTTTTCCGTCCTTTTAAGTTCTTTAGCTCTAGTGGTTTGGTTACCCATTCCAACCACATACTATGTTGTAGACAGTGAGATATTAAAGATACACAGCATATTCTTAAAGTGGGAAATTCCATTGAGTAGTATTGAAAAGATCGAGGAAACATCAGACTCTTTATCAGCTCCAGCTTTATCTTTAGATAGAATAAAAATTGAATATAAAAAAGATGGTATCCATAAATCAATCATGGTTTCGCCAAGGAATAAAACTGAATTTATAAAACAAGTATCTTGATTTATCATCTACTTAATATAATAGAGATTATATGTAGCGAGGACTGTGGAACCTCGCTTTTTCGACTTCGCATAAGAGATTTTATGTTAAATAATGGCTTTCATATGAGCTGATATTTCTAAACATAAACGCAATTTTATTAAGGTTGTTTAGATACCATGGAATCTAAATATCTCAATTGCTCATCCCTCTTTACTTTATTTTCATGTTTAATCACCGCTACTAGTAAAACTATGGTCATAGCTCCCGCTAGGTAGATGATCTTTTTTCTCATGATTTCCTTATAGTGAAGTTATTTTTTCCTATTTTATATAACATGATACAAGTCATATAAACAATCAAGTTATGAGATGTATACATCGCAATCTGATAGGTAATTTAAGGAATAAAAAAACCCCGGCATCCTGCCGAGGTTTTTCGTATTGGTTTGCTCGGTATAACTCCTGTCGTACCTTACTGTCCTTGTGCGTATCTGTATTCTTATTATTGTGTGGAACTTCCTGTTCCTGATGACTTCATCATAGTAAAAATGGGTTGAGGTGAATATCCGCAAAGTCCCTAAATTACTGTGCGCCAGGGCGTACAAAATAGCCTAAATTTTATCCACAAAAATTGGGGATAATTTCGGATGCAAGAGTCTTGTTACTTGGGCAAAATGCGGAAATTGAGTATTTTTTTAACCAATTTTAGTGGCTAAATATTACAAAGTTGCTTAAAAACTCACCTACTTATTACAGAAGCTAATTTTTGTGCATTTTGTGCTCAAGGTTGGGTTTTTAAGT contains the following coding sequences:
- a CDS encoding PH domain-containing protein; translated protein: MQKYKSKIDWWLIIVLTGSSLLLLTLVYSNFDSQNLHANIIFSVLLSSLALVVWLPIPTTYYVVDSEILKIHSIFLKWEIPLSSIEKIEETSDSLSAPALSLDRIKIEYKKDGIHKSIMVSPRNKTEFIKQVS
- the repM gene encoding replication initiation protein RepM — translated: MTDLVVKSNKLVQALQTLTLSETRLLQLAIVDARETGQGLSTDEPLELNALRYAKAFNVSSDAAYLALTEAEDSLFKRQFTITNEDGTLTKSRWIQDANYRKGEGRILVTLTRVVIEHVTKIDGFEQYFTSYHLKKTSDFKSVYAVRLYELLMQWKSVGKTPMYELNKFRSQIGIGVNEYARMEAFKRRVLDIAIDQINEFSDITVKYEQHKKGRSISGFSFTFKQKKTGNQSVENKRDPKTVNIFSTMTDAQRHLFANKLSQLPEMSKYSQGTESYQQFAVRIAEMLQTPEKFKELYPYLQKVGFKAA
- a CDS encoding plasmid replication DNA-binding protein gives rise to the protein MKSLSVLELSKLYGINRQTIYNHINKGILSKNSDNKIDFSEAIRVFGEPAKKQNIKEPVKIDSPSSAEILLLRQQIDILKNQLDDAKDRESFYQNQIETMQRLLEAPQANMTTFTDQESVQPGMTKTDPELDTAEAKHDGLTTPEQTENEHSPVPTHIERQPKKRGLFGRLAKAVFDN
- a CDS encoding MobA/MobL family protein, translating into MFYCNLEHTSKKAVKTRSGKVKNAATAKNRFHYITRTSHFKNYKESASEQIEFVRSGNMPNFAEGKPAEFWGAADIYERSNGRTCSSLVVALPKELNQAQRIELAEAFIAEFADRYRYPFTCAIHNHVGSLGGQEQPHLHFMYSERHVDGIDRTAEQFFKRYNPKDPQKGGAQKLTADVLGMGKAQLQLYRQKTEELINDSLMRYAPTKMVEIKGIQVEVPSLVSCLSNKEYNKKHGTQLKDVPVMNKAVRFAREKEPELVAERERMTAEINRLRAENHYELYRSFYEAELKNRQEIEELSTQAETPRTRQHWYAQEKLLFLQQKMLQALLQDRQMTEPFRVIQHDLQTYIDLLNIESFDRLEKFEYLTDLGQQLKNSVIQIASIEEELAFMQRQVIERVPLQMREKAVTPDKIRNHDQDNDFSPGF